A genomic segment from Tessaracoccus defluvii encodes:
- a CDS encoding TetR/AcrR family transcriptional regulator — translation MGRAAAGVGRERILDASLRLFAQRGVDATSLQTIADELGITKAAVYHHFQAKNQIILEVLREGLEGLEAAVATASLVEEPQARAWVIVRALADLIVAHRPSYSVMMNDHTVEAVMRSEPHIAAILDGMEAALLGPEPTPERRLAVAFFLAALNAPTRPSLRGDHAPSDDALHARVLALGAHLLALGDAHIGAETQP, via the coding sequence AGCAGCGGGCGTGGGCCGTGAACGCATCCTCGACGCGTCCCTCAGGCTGTTCGCGCAGCGGGGCGTGGACGCCACCTCGCTGCAGACGATCGCCGACGAACTCGGCATCACCAAGGCAGCTGTGTACCACCACTTCCAGGCGAAGAACCAGATCATCCTCGAGGTCCTGCGGGAGGGTCTGGAGGGTCTGGAGGCTGCAGTGGCGACAGCGTCGCTCGTTGAGGAGCCGCAGGCGCGGGCCTGGGTGATCGTGCGTGCTCTGGCGGACCTCATCGTCGCGCACCGGCCGAGTTACTCCGTGATGATGAACGACCACACCGTGGAGGCGGTCATGCGATCCGAGCCCCACATCGCCGCAATCCTCGACGGCATGGAGGCGGCCCTGCTGGGGCCCGAGCCGACCCCGGAGCGCCGGCTAGCGGTCGCGTTCTTCCTCGCGGCGCTCAACGCGCCGACCCGACCCTCCTTGCGCGGCGACCATGCACCGAGCGATGACGCTCTCCACGCCAGGGTCCTGGCGCTGGGTGCACACCTGCTCGCGCTCGGGGACGCCCACATCGGAGCCGAAACTCAGCCCTGA